A single window of Gossypium arboreum isolate Shixiya-1 chromosome 13, ASM2569848v2, whole genome shotgun sequence DNA harbors:
- the LOC108465399 gene encoding probable 2-oxoglutarate-dependent dioxygenase AOP1, whose translation MGVNAENKFPAIEFRSSDLKRGTDGWRNLCKKVQEACEKFGCFEVVYDTISTKVREESFGLMKELVEVPVERKQKNTSPMPYHGWVGPCEQVSLLYEGFGIGNASNYDSVKSFTQLMWPEGHPHFCDTIHTIGTQMEELNKLIWLMLIDSYGLGDDSLKLNYTTLVRMMKYMAPPPGEYERGLFAHTDKPVSTLICEDQVSGLEIEVNDGQWIKLTNLSPSSFVYVVGDPLRAWSNGRLKSVNHRVMMSGDKDRYSIAAFAIPNEGTIIKTPKELIDDQHPQLFKDFDFMEFFLFAFSDPARHIDNGELLHVFAGLSPPVSN comes from the exons atGGGTGTCAATGCTGAGAATAAGTTTCCAGCCATTGAGTTCCGTTCATCGGATTTGAAGCGAGGAACCGATGGATGGCGCAATTTGTGCAAAAAGGTTCAAGAGGCTTGTGAGAAATTCGGTTGTTTTGAGGTGGTTTATGATACGATATCGACGAAAGTCCGAGAAGAGAGTTTTGGGTTGATGAAAGAATTGGTTGAGGTCCCGGTGGAAAGGAAACAAAAGAACACTAGTCCCATGCCTTATCATGGGTGGGTTGGACCATGCGAGCAAGTTTCTTTGTTGTATGAAGGTTTCGGAATTGGAAATGCCTCCAACTATGACTCTGTTAAAAGCTTTACTCAACTTATGTGGCCTGAAGGTCACCCACACTTTTG CGACACTATACATACTATTGGAACACAAATGGAGGAGCTAAACAAATTAATCTGGTTAATGCTAATTGATAGTTATGGATTAGGAGATGACTCATTGAAGTTGAACTACACAACATTAGTGCGGATGATGAAATATATGGCTCCTCCACCGGGGGAGTATGAGAGAGGACTCTTTGCTCATACTGATAAACCAGTCAGCACACTTATTTGTGAGGATCAAGTTTCAGGATTGGAAATTGAGGTCAACGATGGCCAATGGATCAAGTTGACCAATTTATCTCCTTCTTCTTTTGTCTATGTGGTTGGAGATCCTCTCAGG GCATGGAGTAATGGAAGGTTGAAATCAGTAAATCACAGAGTGATGATGAGCGGAGACAAAGATCGATACTCTATAGCAGCCTTTGCCATTCCAAATGAGGGTACCATAATCAAGACACCCAAAGAGCTTATAGATGACCAACATCCTCAACTTTTCAAGGACTTCGATTTCATGGAATTCTTCCTTTTTGCCTTTTCCGACCCAGCAAGGCACATCGACAACGGGGAGTTGCTCCATGTCTTTGCTGGCCTCTCACCACCAGTTTCCAATTAA